A window from Zingiber officinale cultivar Zhangliang chromosome 7A, Zo_v1.1, whole genome shotgun sequence encodes these proteins:
- the LOC122001985 gene encoding LRR receptor kinase SERK2-like isoform X9 yields MRRLISPISSVDFIFPNVSLPGNNITGGIPEQLGNLSSLTNLDLENNCLSGEIPASLGKLSKLQILILSQNNLTGNIPQSLANLDSLNDIRLAFNHLSGQIPEELFQVARYNFTGNNLNCDMNYQRPCASAMPVHGKSQNSKVGKNSKVGILLGIFGAVIVLLVTGAILFVCKGHRKGYRREEFVDVADEDDRRIAFGQLKRFAYRELQIATDGFSEKNVLGQGGFGKVYKGVLPNNTKIAIKRLTDCESPGGEAAFLREVEMISVAVHKNLLRLIGFCTTPKERLLVYPFMQNLSVAYRLREFKTGEPVLNWTTRKRVALGTARGLEYLHEHCNPKIIHRDVKAANVLLDEDFEAVVGDFGLAKLVDVRKTSVTTQVRGTMGHIAPEYLSTGKSSERTDVFGYGIMLLELVTGQRAIDFSRLEEEDDVLLLDHVKKLQREKRLGDIVDRNLNNEYDGQVEMMIQVALLCTQASPEDRPTMSEVVRMLEGEGLAERWEEWEQVEVTRRQEYERMQRRFGWGEDSLYNQDAIELSCGR; encoded by the exons aggaGGTTGATTTCTCCAATTTCTTCCGTCGACTTCATCTTCCCTAACGT GTCATTGCCTGGTAACAATATAACCGGCGGAATACCAGAACAGCTTGGCAACCTCTCTAGTTTGACCAACTTGGATTTGGAAAATAATTGTCTGAGTGGAGAAATACCAGCTTCCCTTGGCAAGCTTTCTAAGCTTCAGATTTT GATCCTTAGCCAAAATAATCTGACAGGAAACATTCCTCAATCCCTCGCAAATCTTGATTCCTTAAATGACAT TCGTCTAGCTTTCAATCATCTTTCTGGACAAATACCTGAAGAGCTCTTTCAAGTAGCTAGATACAA cTTCACAGGTAACAATCTGAACTGCGATATGAATTATCAACGCCCTTGTGCTTCCGCCATGCCTGTTCATG GAAAATCCCAAAATTCCAAAGTAGGAAAAAATTCCAAAGTAGGAATTTTGCTTGGAATTTTTGGAGCTGTCATTGTATTGCTTGTTACGGGCGCCATACTTTTTGTATGCAAGGGTCACAGGAAGGGATATCGACGAGAAGAATTTGTTGATGTTGCAG ATGAAGATGATCGCAGAATTGCATTTGGACAGTTAAAAAGATTTGCTTATCGAGAATTACAGATTGCAACAGATGGATTTAGTGAAAAGAATGTCCTCGGACAAGGTGGTTTTGGAAAAGTATACAAAGGAGTGCTTCCAAATAATACTAAAATTGCCATAAAACGGTTGACTGATTGTGAGAGTCCAGGTGGGGAAGCTGCATTTTTACGTGAAGTAGAGATGATAAGTGTTGCTGTCCACAAAAATCTTCTGAGATTGATTGGCTTTTGTACAACACCAAAGGAGCGTCTTCTTGTCTATCCTTTTATGCAAAACTTGAGTGTTGCATATCGTTTACGAG AGTTCAAAACTGGGGAACCAGTGTTGAATTGGACAACAAGAAAAAGGGTGGCGCTAGGTACTGCACGTGGATTAGAGTACCTTCATGAACATTGCAATCCTAAGATAATACACCGTGATGTTAAAGCTGCTAATGTCTTACTCGATGAGGACTTTGAGGCTGTAGTAGGTGATTTTGGCTTAGCAAAATTGGTAGATGTGAGGAAGACATCTGTGACAACTCAAGTTCGGGGAACTATGGGTCACATAGCACCTGAGTATTTATCCACTGGCAAATCATCTGAGAGGACAGATGTATTTGGTTATGGAATTATGCTTCTTGAACTTGTCACTGGACAACGTGCAATAGATTTTTCTCGcttggaggaagaagatgatgttttattgcTTGACCAT GTGAAGAAGCTACAAAGAGAGAAACGCTTGGGTGACATTGTTGACAGAAATCTCAATAATGAATATGATGGTCAAGTTGAAATGATGATCCAAGTTGCTCTTCTTTGCACTCAAGCATCACCAGAGGACCGCCCCACCATGTCTGAGGTGGTGCGGATGCTTGAAGGAGAGGGTCTCGCTGAGAGATGGGAAGAGTGGGAGCAAGTAGAAGTGACCAGAAGGCAAGAGTATGAAAGAATGCAGAGAAGGTTTGGTTGGGGAGAAGATTCTTTGTACAACCAAGATGCAATCGAACTGTCCTGTGGAAGATGA
- the LOC122001985 gene encoding LRR receptor kinase SERK2-like isoform X6, with amino-acid sequence MVISLKLNQSPINISKDSNTPKKAQQYCGRKIICINHFSIRSLPGNNITGGIPEQLGNLSSLTNLDLENNCLSGEIPASLGKLSKLQILILSQNNLTGNIPQSLANLDSLNDIRLAFNHLSGQIPEELFQVARYNFTGNNLNCDMNYQRPCASAMPVHGKSQNSKVGKNSKVGILLGIFGAVIVLLVTGAILFVCKGHRKGYRREEFVDVADEDDRRIAFGQLKRFAYRELQIATDGFSEKNVLGQGGFGKVYKGVLPNNTKIAIKRLTDCESPGGEAAFLREVEMISVAVHKNLLRLIGFCTTPKERLLVYPFMQNLSVAYRLREFKTGEPVLNWTTRKRVALGTARGLEYLHEHCNPKIIHRDVKAANVLLDEDFEAVVGDFGLAKLVDVRKTSVTTQVRGTMGHIAPEYLSTGKSSERTDVFGYGIMLLELVTGQRAIDFSRLEEEDDVLLLDHVKKLQREKRLGDIVDRNLNNEYDGQVEMMIQVALLCTQASPEDRPTMSEVVRMLEGEGLAERWEEWEQVEVTRRQEYERMQRRFGWGEDSLYNQDAIELSCGR; translated from the exons GTCATTGCCTGGTAACAATATAACCGGCGGAATACCAGAACAGCTTGGCAACCTCTCTAGTTTGACCAACTTGGATTTGGAAAATAATTGTCTGAGTGGAGAAATACCAGCTTCCCTTGGCAAGCTTTCTAAGCTTCAGATTTT GATCCTTAGCCAAAATAATCTGACAGGAAACATTCCTCAATCCCTCGCAAATCTTGATTCCTTAAATGACAT TCGTCTAGCTTTCAATCATCTTTCTGGACAAATACCTGAAGAGCTCTTTCAAGTAGCTAGATACAA cTTCACAGGTAACAATCTGAACTGCGATATGAATTATCAACGCCCTTGTGCTTCCGCCATGCCTGTTCATG GAAAATCCCAAAATTCCAAAGTAGGAAAAAATTCCAAAGTAGGAATTTTGCTTGGAATTTTTGGAGCTGTCATTGTATTGCTTGTTACGGGCGCCATACTTTTTGTATGCAAGGGTCACAGGAAGGGATATCGACGAGAAGAATTTGTTGATGTTGCAG ATGAAGATGATCGCAGAATTGCATTTGGACAGTTAAAAAGATTTGCTTATCGAGAATTACAGATTGCAACAGATGGATTTAGTGAAAAGAATGTCCTCGGACAAGGTGGTTTTGGAAAAGTATACAAAGGAGTGCTTCCAAATAATACTAAAATTGCCATAAAACGGTTGACTGATTGTGAGAGTCCAGGTGGGGAAGCTGCATTTTTACGTGAAGTAGAGATGATAAGTGTTGCTGTCCACAAAAATCTTCTGAGATTGATTGGCTTTTGTACAACACCAAAGGAGCGTCTTCTTGTCTATCCTTTTATGCAAAACTTGAGTGTTGCATATCGTTTACGAG AGTTCAAAACTGGGGAACCAGTGTTGAATTGGACAACAAGAAAAAGGGTGGCGCTAGGTACTGCACGTGGATTAGAGTACCTTCATGAACATTGCAATCCTAAGATAATACACCGTGATGTTAAAGCTGCTAATGTCTTACTCGATGAGGACTTTGAGGCTGTAGTAGGTGATTTTGGCTTAGCAAAATTGGTAGATGTGAGGAAGACATCTGTGACAACTCAAGTTCGGGGAACTATGGGTCACATAGCACCTGAGTATTTATCCACTGGCAAATCATCTGAGAGGACAGATGTATTTGGTTATGGAATTATGCTTCTTGAACTTGTCACTGGACAACGTGCAATAGATTTTTCTCGcttggaggaagaagatgatgttttattgcTTGACCAT GTGAAGAAGCTACAAAGAGAGAAACGCTTGGGTGACATTGTTGACAGAAATCTCAATAATGAATATGATGGTCAAGTTGAAATGATGATCCAAGTTGCTCTTCTTTGCACTCAAGCATCACCAGAGGACCGCCCCACCATGTCTGAGGTGGTGCGGATGCTTGAAGGAGAGGGTCTCGCTGAGAGATGGGAAGAGTGGGAGCAAGTAGAAGTGACCAGAAGGCAAGAGTATGAAAGAATGCAGAGAAGGTTTGGTTGGGGAGAAGATTCTTTGTACAACCAAGATGCAATCGAACTGTCCTGTGGAAGATGA
- the LOC122001985 gene encoding LRR receptor kinase SERK2-like isoform X8 produces the protein MMPVAVWLLGTHFLLSTMTLLKANVKRCVDRSLPGNNITGGIPEQLGNLSSLTNLDLENNCLSGEIPASLGKLSKLQILILSQNNLTGNIPQSLANLDSLNDIRLAFNHLSGQIPEELFQVARYNFTGNNLNCDMNYQRPCASAMPVHGKSQNSKVGKNSKVGILLGIFGAVIVLLVTGAILFVCKGHRKGYRREEFVDVADEDDRRIAFGQLKRFAYRELQIATDGFSEKNVLGQGGFGKVYKGVLPNNTKIAIKRLTDCESPGGEAAFLREVEMISVAVHKNLLRLIGFCTTPKERLLVYPFMQNLSVAYRLREFKTGEPVLNWTTRKRVALGTARGLEYLHEHCNPKIIHRDVKAANVLLDEDFEAVVGDFGLAKLVDVRKTSVTTQVRGTMGHIAPEYLSTGKSSERTDVFGYGIMLLELVTGQRAIDFSRLEEEDDVLLLDHVKKLQREKRLGDIVDRNLNNEYDGQVEMMIQVALLCTQASPEDRPTMSEVVRMLEGEGLAERWEEWEQVEVTRRQEYERMQRRFGWGEDSLYNQDAIELSCGR, from the exons GTCATTGCCTGGTAACAATATAACCGGCGGAATACCAGAACAGCTTGGCAACCTCTCTAGTTTGACCAACTTGGATTTGGAAAATAATTGTCTGAGTGGAGAAATACCAGCTTCCCTTGGCAAGCTTTCTAAGCTTCAGATTTT GATCCTTAGCCAAAATAATCTGACAGGAAACATTCCTCAATCCCTCGCAAATCTTGATTCCTTAAATGACAT TCGTCTAGCTTTCAATCATCTTTCTGGACAAATACCTGAAGAGCTCTTTCAAGTAGCTAGATACAA cTTCACAGGTAACAATCTGAACTGCGATATGAATTATCAACGCCCTTGTGCTTCCGCCATGCCTGTTCATG GAAAATCCCAAAATTCCAAAGTAGGAAAAAATTCCAAAGTAGGAATTTTGCTTGGAATTTTTGGAGCTGTCATTGTATTGCTTGTTACGGGCGCCATACTTTTTGTATGCAAGGGTCACAGGAAGGGATATCGACGAGAAGAATTTGTTGATGTTGCAG ATGAAGATGATCGCAGAATTGCATTTGGACAGTTAAAAAGATTTGCTTATCGAGAATTACAGATTGCAACAGATGGATTTAGTGAAAAGAATGTCCTCGGACAAGGTGGTTTTGGAAAAGTATACAAAGGAGTGCTTCCAAATAATACTAAAATTGCCATAAAACGGTTGACTGATTGTGAGAGTCCAGGTGGGGAAGCTGCATTTTTACGTGAAGTAGAGATGATAAGTGTTGCTGTCCACAAAAATCTTCTGAGATTGATTGGCTTTTGTACAACACCAAAGGAGCGTCTTCTTGTCTATCCTTTTATGCAAAACTTGAGTGTTGCATATCGTTTACGAG AGTTCAAAACTGGGGAACCAGTGTTGAATTGGACAACAAGAAAAAGGGTGGCGCTAGGTACTGCACGTGGATTAGAGTACCTTCATGAACATTGCAATCCTAAGATAATACACCGTGATGTTAAAGCTGCTAATGTCTTACTCGATGAGGACTTTGAGGCTGTAGTAGGTGATTTTGGCTTAGCAAAATTGGTAGATGTGAGGAAGACATCTGTGACAACTCAAGTTCGGGGAACTATGGGTCACATAGCACCTGAGTATTTATCCACTGGCAAATCATCTGAGAGGACAGATGTATTTGGTTATGGAATTATGCTTCTTGAACTTGTCACTGGACAACGTGCAATAGATTTTTCTCGcttggaggaagaagatgatgttttattgcTTGACCAT GTGAAGAAGCTACAAAGAGAGAAACGCTTGGGTGACATTGTTGACAGAAATCTCAATAATGAATATGATGGTCAAGTTGAAATGATGATCCAAGTTGCTCTTCTTTGCACTCAAGCATCACCAGAGGACCGCCCCACCATGTCTGAGGTGGTGCGGATGCTTGAAGGAGAGGGTCTCGCTGAGAGATGGGAAGAGTGGGAGCAAGTAGAAGTGACCAGAAGGCAAGAGTATGAAAGAATGCAGAGAAGGTTTGGTTGGGGAGAAGATTCTTTGTACAACCAAGATGCAATCGAACTGTCCTGTGGAAGATGA